In Bacteroides cellulosilyticus, the genomic stretch TGGAACTGGGCGAACTTGGCTATTTCACCCCCTCACTGAATTGCCGTCGCGAAGCAATGGAAAAGAAAGAACTGCGTGCCGCTTCGGTGACGCTTCGCGGTTTGAACTTCCGTTTGGGGAAGGAATTCTATAAGGAATTGCATAAAAAGATGCGATTGGAACGTCATCCGCAGTCGTCATCCAAGCCCGAATCTTCTACTCCGCTTCTGTCCGTAGAGCAGCGTTTCCGGTTACTTGACGAATACTTGCGGCAGGAACAGCCCTGCATCAACCGTGCACAGTATGCCCGTCTGACAGGACGCAGCGTGAAACAGGCGGTTACGGACTTGAACTTGTTTATTGAGGACGGGCTGTTGAAGAGGTGCGGAGCGGGGAGGAATGTGGTGTATATGAGAAAGATCCAGAAATAAAAAGAGTATTGCTGATATTTGTTAATAAGTAAGTGCTTATAATTAGTTCACATAATAATTAGGTAGCTAAATTATCATTTATAGTACGAATTAATTTTGATAGAGTACTTAAACTAAATATTTCATACTTTTGATATGCCAAGAGAGGCTTTGTTGGATTTGCAGATTAATTGCATCGGTTAAAGGTTGTAGGCTAAGCTGATCGATAGCTTCAGTTTTTAGCAGTTATAATAAATGCAAATCCTCATATTTATATATAGTGATTCTTTTCAATAGTGTAAAAACTTTATCTGCTTTCCTCCGTCACATTTCTAATATCGTGTGTGGAAATGATATTCATATGCGTGAAAGTTAATTGCCGGTTGCGGCAAAAATTACTGCTTTATATTATTTTGCATTTTATTTTTGGGGGATTTATACTTATCCTTCGTCATTTAAACAAAACTATCAAAATTCTTATGAAAAGTTGTACTATGTTTAAATGCGTTGTTTCTATTTCTTTAATACTGCTTTTTTTGTTTGTGGGAAAGAATGCTCAGGCAAAAGATCTGGTGAAATATGCTAATACATTACAAGGAACAGATTCTAATTTTGGATTGAGTTGGGGAAATACATATCCGACAACGGCACTGCCTTATCCCATGCATGCTTGGTCAGCGCAGACCGGAAAGAATGGTAATGGATGGAAATACCAGTATGCGTCAACTACCATCAGGGGATTTCAGCAGACACATCAATGCAGTCCATGGATGGGAGATTATAATGTCTTTTCTATAATGCCCGTGATTAATCGATTGGAGGTAGATGAAAATAAGCGGGCATCTGCTTTCAGTCATAACAATGAAATAGCAAAACCACATTACTATCGTGTAAAGTTTGATAATGGTGTGGTAACAGAGATGTCTCCTACGACACGATGTGCCCATTTGCGTTTTTCTTTTCCCTATTCACAAAAGGCCTATCTCGTGTTGGATGGGTATACCAATATGAGTAGTGTCAAGATTGATGTGGAGAAACGCCGTATTACTGGGTATGTAAACAATGGGAAATGGGCGCCTGAATCCTTCAAAGCCTTTTTTGTTGTTCAGTTTGATAAACCGTTTGTTTCTTGTGGTACTTGGGAGAATAGACAGAATACAATAAAAGAAGGAAATGTTGCAGATGAAGGAAAGGGAGTGGGAGCATATATTGAATTTTCCAAAGGGGTAAAGGTGGAAGCTCGCGTGACTTCTTCTTATATAAGCGTAGAGCAAGCCGAACTTACCTTGAATACTGAATTAGGAAGATTTACGTGTTTGGAAGATACCAAACGTAATGCTTTTCAAGAATGGAACAATCTGTTTAACCGTATCCTGGTAGAGGGGGGCAGTGAGGAACAAAAAGCCACATTCTATTCCTGTCTGTTTAGAGCCAACTTGTTTTCTCATAAATTTTATGAAGAAAAGAGTGATGGAAGTCCTTACTACTATAGTCCGTATGACGGAAAAATACATACTGGCTATATGTATACGGACAATGGTTTCTGGGATACGTTTCGTTCACAATTTCCTTTAACTAACATCTTGCACCCTACCATGCAAGGACGCTATATGAATGCTTTGCTTGATGCTCAGGAACAATGTGGTTGGTTACCCTCTTGGTCGTTTCCATCTGAAACGGGAGGTATGTTGGGCAATCATGCCATCTCCCTGCTTGCAGATGCTTGGGCGAAAGGTATTCGTACTTTCAATCCCAAACGGGCATTGAAAGCTTATGTACACGAGGCTATGAATAAAGGCCCGTGGGGAGGAGCCAATGGACGTCAGGGTTGGAAAGAATACTATCAGTTGGGTTTCGTATCTTATCCGGAATCTATGGGGGCTACTTCCCAAACTTTAGAATATGCTTATGATGATTTTTGTGGCTATTTGATAGCGGAGGCTGCTGCTGATGATTTTTATCGTGATATTTTTGGTAGGAATATGTTCAATTATAGAAACGTATATGACCCTTCCGTTGGCTTTATGCGTGGAAGAAAGATTAATGGCGATTGGAGTGAGTTTGACCCCTATGAGTGGGGAGGTCCCTATTGTGAGGGGAATGCTTGGCACTATTTATGGTCCGTATTTCATGATGTGCAAGGTTTGATAGACTTGCTGGGAGGCGATGATAAATTTGTGGCAAAAATGGATTCTGTATTTTCTGTTCCCAATATCATTAAATATGGAACTTATAAGACTAAAATTCATGAGATGTTGGAAATGGAATTAGGGAATATGGGGCAGTATGCCCAGGGAAACCAACCTATCCAGCATATGATATATTTGTACAATTATGCTGGTGCTCCTTGGAAAACTCAATATTGGATAAGGCAGGTGATGGATCGTTTGTATAATAGCACGGAGAAAGGCTATCCTGGGGATGAAGATCAGGGTGGAATGTCGTCTTGGTACGTATTAAGTGCTTTGGGAATATATAGTGTATGTCCGGGAACAGACCAATATGTTTTAGGAAGCCCTCTGTTTGAAAAGGCGACTATAACTCTGGAGAATGGTAACGAATTTGTGATTGAAGCCAAAAACAACAGCAACAAGAATGTGTATATCCGTTCTACCACTCTGAATGGGAAAACTTATACGAAAAACTACATTACTTACCAAGACATAATTGAGGGAGGTACTTTATTTCTGGAAATGGATGATAAACCCAATATGTACAGAGGTATAGGTCAGGGAGACAGGCCTTTCTCGGTAAGCACGAGCAATAAGTGATTTGTTGAACTATAATTTTTTGACTAAAGATGAAAAAATGGAGATTGTATGTCTTGTGTATTTTGTTGGGTTGTATGAAGATGCAGGCACAAACGTTGCCTATGCCCTTTCAAAAGGGCGATAGGGTGGTGTTTTTGGGGAACAGTATTACCGAAGGAGGTCATTATCATTCTTACATTTGGCTTTACTATGTTACCCGTTTCCCTGAATCGCGTATGCAGATGTATAGCGCAGGTACTGGAGGTGATGCCTCTTGGAATATGCTGGAACGTCTTGAAGAGGATGTTTATGGTAAGAAGCCTACGGTAGTTACCGCTTCTTTCGGAATGAACGATAGTGGTTATAGTGAATATTTGAAAGACGATGTGGAGAAGTTTGTTTCCAGTCAGTTGTTACGCGTAGATACCGCATTCAGGAAGATGCAGGACATCATGTTGGCGCATAAAGATACCAAGGTGATTTTAGTAGGTGGGCCACCTTATGATGAAAAGTGGCAGAATGATAAGAATAAGCCACTTCCCGGTAAGAATGAAACGATGAGCAGAATTGTGGAGATGCAAAAGAAAGCCGCAAGCAGGAACGGATGGGCTTTTGTTGATTTTTTTAGCTCGATTGAGGCGGTTAATAAGGATCGGCAAACAAAGAATCCGGCTTTTACTTTGACTCAAGGGGATCGTGTTCATCCGGATAATCATGGTAACATGCTGATGGCTTATTTTTTTCTGAAGTCACAAGGTTTGGCTGATAAACCGGTAGCGAATGTCTGCATCAATGCTGCTACGCGAAAGGTGTTGAATACAGAAAATTGCTATGTTAGTAAACTAAAGCAAGACAATGGAATTGCATTGGCATTCAATTATTTGGCAAAGTCTTTACCTTATCCACTTGACACAGTGCCGCGTGGCTGGGGAAAAAAGCATTCACAATTTGAAGCTTCCGAATATATTCCCATTATCGAGGAATTGAACCAAGAAATATTACAAGTGAAAGGACTGCAGCCAGGGAACTATATGTTGAAGATAGACGGACATTTTATAGCAACTTTTGATGCCGGTGCTTTGGGGAGTGGCATCAACATGGCTGTACTTTATAATACTCCTCAGTATCAGCAGGCTGTAAAGGTGATGCATCTCAATGAGGAACGTTGGAACATAGAGAAACGTTTTCGAGAATATGCCTGGACGGAATTTCGTATTTTGAAACAAAAAGGTATGTTGTTTCAAGATAATCTAGCTGCAATGGATACTTTGCGCACCAGTGTGCATGAGAATATTTTTTTGGCGGGGCATCTGGATAACTTTTCCAAAATGATGTATCCTGAAATCCGGGAGGCATGGCAAGACGGGATGGACTTATTGGTAAATCGTATGTATGAACTGGCGCAGCCCGTGGTACATCGGATAGAACTGGTGAAGGAAACAGAAACTTGCCAATAAATTATTGATTTATATTGAACCAAATTATTTAATGACATAGTAATGAAATGCGCTAAATTTATATTGATATTTTGTATCTTTTTGGGGAGTGTTTCTTCAGGAACCGCTAAAGTCACTTTACCCCGTATATTTTCTGACAATATGGTATTGCAAAGGAAAATGCCTATTCGTATATGGGGGAATGCTGATGCCAAAGAAATTGTAAATGTAACCTTAAACGGCATTTCGCAATCGGCTACAACAGATAAATCAGGGAAGTGGGAAATCGTTTTGCCGGCATTGGAAGCAGGGGGGCCTTTTACGGTACAGGTAAAAGGCAAAGAGAACGAAATCTTATTTGATAATGTTATGATTGGCGATGTATGGTTGTGCAGTGGACAATCGAATATGGAATTTTCTCTGAAAGGTTCCACTAATGCTCGTAAGACCATCCGGCATTCGGATAATAAGCATATACGTTTGTTTACCGTACCTAAAAACATACAGACGGCTGCGAGAGGTGATTTGCCCGAAGGAAATTGGGAAGAATGCAATCCTCTTACCACTCCTGATTTTTCAGCGGTGGCTTATTATTTCGGTGAAGCACTTCAGAAAGAGGTGGATGTGCCGGTCGGCTTGATCAATTCCTCGTGGGGAGGGACCGATATTGAGACATGGACGAGCTGGGAATCTGCCATGGCTAATCCCGTATATATGGTGCATGAGGGAAAAAGTCTGGAACAGGCGATAGGCTACTCCACCCGTGATTTGGAACGTTACCACCAGGCTCTGCGTACGAAAGACAAAGGTATGACAGAGCGTTGGTATGCTGCTGATCGCGATATATCGGACTTAAAAACTTGTGAATTACCTTCTGCCTGGGATGGCGAATTGGCTAATGAGGATGGTATCGTGTGGTTTTATAAGGACGTAGTGTTACCACAGTCCGTATCCGGACTTTCAGCCTTGCTTTCATTGGGTTCTATAGACGATAGAGATGTGACATTTGTGAATGGAATAAAGGTGGGGGGTACAAACAATTGCTTTTTCGGTCGTAGGTATACTCTGAACCCCGGTGTATTGAAGCCAGGCAGAAACCGTATTACCGTAAAAGTGATAGATATGGGAGTGAAAGGTGGTTTTACAGGGAAACCGAAAGATTTATTTCTCGAAGTGGGTGGTGAGCGTTACTCATTGGTTGGAAAGTGGCATTATAAGCCCTCAGTTCTTACTTCGCACTACGGATTAGGGAATCTGGGTAGTGGCCCAAATGCTTTTTCTTCTTTGTTGTATAATGGTATGATAGCTCCGCTGGTGGGATATAACCTCAAGGGAGTCATCTGGTATCAAGGGGAGAACAATACAAATCGCGCCTACGCCTACCGTAATTTGTTTCCTTTAATGATAAAAGATTGGAGGAGACAATGGGGTTACGATTTCCCTTTCATTTGGGTACAGTTGGCAAACTTCATGGCGGTGGATACACAACCGAAAGAGAGTGAATGGGCGGAATTGCGTGAGGCGCAGAATATGGCTCTGTCTTTGCCTGTTACCGGACAAGTAGTGATAACCGATCTTGGTGAAGCAGGAGATATCCATCCTAAGAATAAAAAAGATGTAGGGCAACGTTTGGCGGCCAATGCTTTGCAAGTGGCTTATGGTAGAGATAGCATTGCTTCCGGGCCGCTGTATCGTTCAATGGAGTTGGTCCCAGGAAAGATAATTCTTTCTTTTGCCAATATGGGCAAGGGGTTACAAGCCAAAGGCAATAAATATGGCTACCTCAATGGTTTTGCCATAGCCGGTGATGACCGTAAATTTGTTTGGGCAAAGGCCTATATCGAAGGTGATAAGGTGGTTGTGTTCAATGAAGCTCTGAAGCGTCCGGTGGCTGTGCGCTATGGATGGGGAAATAATCCGGATGATATGAATCTGATAAATAGTGCTGGTTATCTGGCTTCTCCTTTTCGCACGGATAGTTGGTCGGGGGTGACACAACCCACTCTCTATAAATGATATTTGTTCTTTTTGCATTTTTAGGAACTGAAATTTAAAAAGTGTCTGAGGTTAGGACTGCCAGAAGATGGTTGGAACATACTTTTGAGAGGATTGTATTAATAATTATTTAAATTCACAAGATATGAAAAATGTATTATCTCCATTTTTATTTTGTTTGCCCGCTTCTTTAGTAGGCGGCACTCAAAATTGTTATGCAGGGGAGGAGGAGTCAACGTCACCCCAAAAAATGAATGTAGTTTATATTATGACAGACGATCATTCATATCAGACTATTAGTGCTTACGGTGGTATATTGGCAAAATTGGCTCCCACTCCAAATTTAGATCGTTTAGCGGAAAAAGGAATGCTTTTTGAACGGGCATTTGTAGAGAATTCACTTTCTGCTCCTTCCCGTGCTTGTCTGATGACCGGATTATACAGTCATCAGAATGGTCAGCGACAGCTTTTTGGACAGATTGATACAACTAAGACTTTTTTTTCAGAGATATTGCAGCAGCACGGTTATCAAACGGCAGTTGTTGGTAAATGGCATTTGCAATGTGAACCCAAGGGATTTGACTATTATGAAGTGCTGTATGGGCAGGGTGAATATTATAATCCGGAATTTAAGAATAAAGAAACAAATGGAAAATATGTAAGGCGTGATGGATATGCTACACGGTTGGTGACGGATTATGCTATTGATTTCTTGGAACATCGCAAATCTGACACCCCTTTCTGTCTGCTAGTCCATCATAAGGCGCCTCATAGGAATTGGATGCCGGAGCCTAAATATCTTGATCTTTATGAGGATGTAGAGTTTCCTTATCCGGATACCTTTGATGATGATTACGCCACACGCTGCCGGCCTGCCTATGAACAGGAAATGCAGATAGATAAGGACATGACTGCTGTTTATGATCTAAAATTAAATAAATTGAAGGATACCGCGCCTTATAGTAAGGAGTGGAATGTAAAAGGCATGCAAGAGTCTATTGACCGCATGAAACCCGAAGAACGTCTTTTATGGGAGAAGGCTTATGACAGGCGACTTGCGGATTTTAAAAGTCTGCAGTTGACTGGGAATGAACTGAAAAAATGGAAATATCAAGCATATATGAAAGATTATCTTCGGTGCATCAAATCAATAGATGATGAGGTCGGACGATTGGTCGAGTATCTGAAAGAACATAATTTGATGGAGAATACTGTAATAGTATATACATCAGACCAAGGATTTTATATGGGAGAACATGGATGGTTTGACAAGCGTTTTATGTATGAAGAGTCTTTAAGAACGCCACTTATTATTTATTATCCCGGAATGAAAAAA encodes the following:
- a CDS encoding DNA-binding protein, whose translation is MSAYYDLFEKPDIRQTGEQQPLYARFIPKGTIERKEFINRVHLFTGISRSLLEGAMASFMDELRDCLADGWTVELGELGYFTPSLNCRREAMEKKELRAASVTLRGLNFRLGKEFYKELHKKMRLERHPQSSSKPESSTPLLSVEQRFRLLDEYLRQEQPCINRAQYARLTGRSVKQAVTDLNLFIEDGLLKRCGAGRNVVYMRKIQK
- a CDS encoding GH92 family glycosyl hydrolase, which encodes MKSCTMFKCVVSISLILLFLFVGKNAQAKDLVKYANTLQGTDSNFGLSWGNTYPTTALPYPMHAWSAQTGKNGNGWKYQYASTTIRGFQQTHQCSPWMGDYNVFSIMPVINRLEVDENKRASAFSHNNEIAKPHYYRVKFDNGVVTEMSPTTRCAHLRFSFPYSQKAYLVLDGYTNMSSVKIDVEKRRITGYVNNGKWAPESFKAFFVVQFDKPFVSCGTWENRQNTIKEGNVADEGKGVGAYIEFSKGVKVEARVTSSYISVEQAELTLNTELGRFTCLEDTKRNAFQEWNNLFNRILVEGGSEEQKATFYSCLFRANLFSHKFYEEKSDGSPYYYSPYDGKIHTGYMYTDNGFWDTFRSQFPLTNILHPTMQGRYMNALLDAQEQCGWLPSWSFPSETGGMLGNHAISLLADAWAKGIRTFNPKRALKAYVHEAMNKGPWGGANGRQGWKEYYQLGFVSYPESMGATSQTLEYAYDDFCGYLIAEAAADDFYRDIFGRNMFNYRNVYDPSVGFMRGRKINGDWSEFDPYEWGGPYCEGNAWHYLWSVFHDVQGLIDLLGGDDKFVAKMDSVFSVPNIIKYGTYKTKIHEMLEMELGNMGQYAQGNQPIQHMIYLYNYAGAPWKTQYWIRQVMDRLYNSTEKGYPGDEDQGGMSSWYVLSALGIYSVCPGTDQYVLGSPLFEKATITLENGNEFVIEAKNNSNKNVYIRSTTLNGKTYTKNYITYQDIIEGGTLFLEMDDKPNMYRGIGQGDRPFSVSTSNK
- a CDS encoding SGNH/GDSL hydrolase family protein; protein product: MKKWRLYVLCILLGCMKMQAQTLPMPFQKGDRVVFLGNSITEGGHYHSYIWLYYVTRFPESRMQMYSAGTGGDASWNMLERLEEDVYGKKPTVVTASFGMNDSGYSEYLKDDVEKFVSSQLLRVDTAFRKMQDIMLAHKDTKVILVGGPPYDEKWQNDKNKPLPGKNETMSRIVEMQKKAASRNGWAFVDFFSSIEAVNKDRQTKNPAFTLTQGDRVHPDNHGNMLMAYFFLKSQGLADKPVANVCINAATRKVLNTENCYVSKLKQDNGIALAFNYLAKSLPYPLDTVPRGWGKKHSQFEASEYIPIIEELNQEILQVKGLQPGNYMLKIDGHFIATFDAGALGSGINMAVLYNTPQYQQAVKVMHLNEERWNIEKRFREYAWTEFRILKQKGMLFQDNLAAMDTLRTSVHENIFLAGHLDNFSKMMYPEIREAWQDGMDLLVNRMYELAQPVVHRIELVKETETCQ
- a CDS encoding sialate O-acetylesterase, which gives rise to MPIRIWGNADAKEIVNVTLNGISQSATTDKSGKWEIVLPALEAGGPFTVQVKGKENEILFDNVMIGDVWLCSGQSNMEFSLKGSTNARKTIRHSDNKHIRLFTVPKNIQTAARGDLPEGNWEECNPLTTPDFSAVAYYFGEALQKEVDVPVGLINSSWGGTDIETWTSWESAMANPVYMVHEGKSLEQAIGYSTRDLERYHQALRTKDKGMTERWYAADRDISDLKTCELPSAWDGELANEDGIVWFYKDVVLPQSVSGLSALLSLGSIDDRDVTFVNGIKVGGTNNCFFGRRYTLNPGVLKPGRNRITVKVIDMGVKGGFTGKPKDLFLEVGGERYSLVGKWHYKPSVLTSHYGLGNLGSGPNAFSSLLYNGMIAPLVGYNLKGVIWYQGENNTNRAYAYRNLFPLMIKDWRRQWGYDFPFIWVQLANFMAVDTQPKESEWAELREAQNMALSLPVTGQVVITDLGEAGDIHPKNKKDVGQRLAANALQVAYGRDSIASGPLYRSMELVPGKIILSFANMGKGLQAKGNKYGYLNGFAIAGDDRKFVWAKAYIEGDKVVVFNEALKRPVAVRYGWGNNPDDMNLINSAGYLASPFRTDSWSGVTQPTLYK
- a CDS encoding sulfatase; this translates as MKNVLSPFLFCLPASLVGGTQNCYAGEEESTSPQKMNVVYIMTDDHSYQTISAYGGILAKLAPTPNLDRLAEKGMLFERAFVENSLSAPSRACLMTGLYSHQNGQRQLFGQIDTTKTFFSEILQQHGYQTAVVGKWHLQCEPKGFDYYEVLYGQGEYYNPEFKNKETNGKYVRRDGYATRLVTDYAIDFLEHRKSDTPFCLLVHHKAPHRNWMPEPKYLDLYEDVEFPYPDTFDDDYATRCRPAYEQEMQIDKDMTAVYDLKLNKLKDTAPYSKEWNVKGMQESIDRMKPEERLLWEKAYDRRLADFKSLQLTGNELKKWKYQAYMKDYLRCIKSIDDEVGRLVEYLKEHNLMENTVIVYTSDQGFYMGEHGWFDKRFMYEESLRTPLIIYYPGMKKGKKCSKLVQNIDYAPTILDIAGIDKPDYMSGESLIPLLKGNTPKNWRRDIYYHYYDYPAQHKVRRHDGVRDERYKLVHFYDAKNKTYDCNELYDLLKDPRELNNVYNESSYKEIQKRLQDRLDCYRNELKVDEH